One region of Anaeromyxobacter paludicola genomic DNA includes:
- a CDS encoding CCA tRNA nucleotidyltransferase — translation MEKGRPRPASPPAATGRGEPGARRGGPSALEAGLPRELARAHLPLPVLDVLRRLDSAGHRSWLVGGAVRDLLLGRRRATADFDVATPARPAEVMRLFPKVIPTGVEHGTVTVVLGGEHVEVTTFRGEGEYRDGRRPSSVTFHEDLEGDLERRDFTMNALAFDPVGREFRDPFGGRADMRDRLIRAVGDPGTRFGEDGLRPLRAARFAAQLGYALDPETRDAVPGALEVVRKVSAERVCQELSRLAVAPHVAGGLEVLAGTGLLEVVLPELVELEPDLRAHAFAAAAEAPPELALRLAALLHVVEPERVRGCLARLRFAKRLAEAVAQLVAEQRCLELGPPGAAEAAGSDPALRRLLSRIGVEQAEALAELWRADARSSSRAHAAAGLLSSYRRRLARVLAAKPPLSAGELALDGASIMKELGIPPGREIGQAVRHLLDHVLEDPKRNTRTRLAAELAAWWEARRTGDA, via the coding sequence ATGGAGAAGGGCCGCCCTCGCCCCGCCTCGCCTCCCGCCGCGACCGGGCGCGGCGAGCCGGGCGCTCGCCGCGGCGGCCCCTCCGCCCTCGAGGCCGGCCTCCCCCGCGAGCTCGCGCGGGCGCACCTGCCGCTCCCGGTGCTCGACGTGCTGCGCCGGCTCGACTCGGCGGGCCACCGCTCCTGGCTCGTGGGCGGCGCCGTCCGCGACCTGCTCCTCGGCCGCCGCCGCGCCACCGCGGACTTCGACGTGGCCACGCCGGCCCGGCCGGCGGAGGTGATGCGGCTCTTCCCCAAGGTGATCCCGACCGGCGTCGAGCACGGCACCGTGACCGTGGTGCTCGGGGGGGAGCACGTGGAGGTCACCACCTTCCGCGGCGAGGGCGAGTACCGCGACGGCCGGCGGCCGTCCTCGGTCACCTTCCACGAGGACCTGGAGGGCGACCTCGAGCGGCGCGACTTCACCATGAACGCCCTCGCCTTCGACCCGGTGGGGCGAGAGTTCCGCGACCCGTTCGGCGGCCGGGCCGACATGCGGGACCGGCTCATCCGCGCGGTGGGCGATCCGGGGACCCGCTTCGGAGAGGACGGGCTGCGGCCGCTGCGGGCGGCGCGCTTCGCGGCGCAGCTCGGCTACGCGCTCGACCCGGAGACCCGCGACGCCGTCCCGGGCGCCCTCGAGGTGGTCCGCAAGGTCTCGGCCGAGCGGGTCTGCCAGGAGCTCTCCCGGCTGGCGGTGGCGCCGCACGTCGCCGGCGGGCTCGAGGTGCTCGCCGGGACCGGGCTGCTCGAGGTGGTGCTGCCGGAGCTGGTGGAGCTCGAGCCGGACCTGCGCGCGCACGCCTTCGCGGCCGCGGCGGAGGCGCCGCCGGAGCTGGCCCTCCGGCTCGCCGCGCTCCTGCACGTGGTCGAGCCGGAGCGGGTGCGCGGCTGCCTCGCCCGGCTCCGCTTCGCGAAGCGGCTCGCGGAGGCGGTGGCGCAGCTCGTCGCGGAGCAGCGCTGCCTCGAGCTCGGCCCTCCCGGCGCGGCCGAGGCGGCCGGCTCGGACCCGGCGCTGCGACGCCTGCTCTCCCGGATCGGGGTCGAGCAGGCGGAGGCTCTCGCCGAGCTCTGGCGCGCCGACGCCCGCAGCTCCTCGCGCGCCCACGCCGCGGCCGGGCTCCTGTCGAGCTACCGCCGGCGGCTCGCCAGGGTGCTCGCGGCGAAGCCGCCGCTCAGCGCCGGAGAGCTCGCCCTGGACGGGGCGTCGATCATGAAGGAGCTCGGCATCCCGCCCGGGCGCGAGATCGGCCAGGCGGTCCGGCACCTGCTGGACCACGTGCTGGAGGACCCGAAGCGCAACACCCGGACCCGTCTTGCCGCAGAGCTCGCGGCCTGGTGGGAGGCGCGGCGAACCGGCGACGCCTGA
- a CDS encoding MiaB/RimO family radical SAM methylthiotransferase: protein MAAASPAERPRLALVSLGCRVSRGDLDAAAAALDGACALAAPGEPADLVLIQTCTVTNGADQAARKAVRLAARVHPGARIVVAGCYAEVAPEACRALPGVAAVVGARTGGSVAAAVARLLGRDAAPAEAPPFPARHTRAVLKVQDGCDAACAYCILPRARGPSRSLAFEEALARLAALGRGAREVVLAGIHLGHYGRDLSPRRTLEALVARAAADGLAHRLRLSSIEPLEAPLALFRGPAAERLCPQLHLPLQSGSDRILAAMRRPYRAAGYLRVLEEAARALPGGNLGADVMAGFPGETEEDHRATIRLVEASPLTYLHVFTWSPREGTPAADLPGAVPGPVARERAAELLDLSRRRRQAYLAAQRGRQLEVVVERVEGGFCVGTARSGVTVRWPAGGEARGALAQVVVTGSDGRRCLGRARDTP, encoded by the coding sequence GTGGCGGCCGCATCGCCCGCTGAGCGGCCGCGCCTGGCGCTGGTGTCGCTCGGGTGCCGGGTGAGCCGCGGCGACCTCGACGCGGCCGCGGCGGCGCTCGACGGCGCCTGCGCGCTGGCGGCGCCCGGCGAGCCGGCGGACCTGGTGCTGATCCAGACCTGCACGGTCACGAACGGCGCCGACCAGGCGGCGCGCAAGGCGGTGCGGCTGGCGGCGCGGGTACACCCGGGCGCCCGCATCGTGGTGGCCGGGTGCTACGCCGAGGTCGCGCCGGAGGCCTGCCGCGCGCTGCCGGGGGTGGCCGCGGTGGTGGGCGCGCGCACCGGCGGCAGCGTCGCGGCCGCGGTGGCGCGGCTCCTCGGGCGGGACGCCGCGCCGGCCGAGGCGCCGCCGTTCCCGGCGCGGCACACGCGGGCGGTGCTCAAGGTCCAGGACGGCTGCGACGCCGCCTGCGCCTACTGCATCCTGCCCCGGGCGCGCGGCCCGTCGCGCTCGCTCGCGTTCGAGGAGGCCCTGGCGCGGCTCGCCGCGCTCGGCCGCGGGGCGCGCGAGGTGGTGCTGGCCGGGATCCACCTCGGCCACTACGGCCGCGACCTCTCGCCGCGCCGCACGCTCGAGGCGCTGGTCGCGCGCGCGGCGGCGGACGGGCTCGCGCACCGGCTCCGGCTCTCCTCGATCGAGCCGCTCGAGGCGCCGCTGGCGCTCTTCCGAGGGCCGGCCGCCGAGCGGCTCTGCCCGCAGCTCCACCTCCCGCTCCAGAGCGGCTCGGATCGGATCCTGGCCGCCATGCGGCGCCCCTACCGCGCCGCCGGCTACCTGCGCGTCCTCGAGGAGGCGGCGCGCGCGCTCCCTGGCGGGAACCTCGGCGCGGACGTGATGGCCGGGTTCCCGGGGGAGACCGAGGAGGATCACCGCGCCACGATCCGGCTCGTCGAGGCCTCCCCGCTCACCTACCTGCACGTCTTCACCTGGTCGCCGCGGGAGGGCACGCCGGCGGCGGACCTGCCCGGCGCGGTGCCGGGGCCGGTCGCCCGGGAGCGCGCGGCCGAGTTGCTCGACCTCTCGCGGCGGCGGCGCCAGGCCTACCTCGCGGCGCAGCGGGGCCGCCAGCTCGAGGTGGTGGTCGAGCGGGTCGAGGGGGGCTTCTGCGTGGGGACCGCGCGGAGCGGCGTGACGGTCCGCTGGCCCGCCGGCGGCGAGGCGCGCGGCGCGCTGGCGCAGGTGGTCGTCACCGGGAGCGACGGCCGGCGGTGCCTCGGACGGGCCAGGGATACCCCCTAG
- a CDS encoding ATP-binding response regulator, with translation MSPRVLCIEGDPGLRATVRELLEESGFAVDESPTGLAGIERALTLPPDLVLADVHLPDIEGPELASRLKQERSLARVPFVAVGTGPAEHDVAIAAGCDGFIEQPIARDRFVSEVRAFLAGKRELLDERGERENLRTFSAGLAAKLEQAVAGASDAAARLDRSDRLRSAFIHNLSHELSTPLTPLAGYLRILQSGKLGPLSDQQRKILDSVLAAVGRLTRIVDNLSDFASLQAGQAAILHAVVDPDQLAEDVVAEQRAAIKEARLHVTVTRGGGGPVQADARKLRQALANVVSNAVKFSPHGGEVLVEVARAGDRLRFSIYDQGPGIRGADAVNVFEPFFHASRKGDARAPGSGLGLPVARRIAEAHGGQIVLESPPRTQPAGTPRHFTGTKIVLEIPARPVEARPQPPAQVSG, from the coding sequence ATGTCTCCGCGGGTGCTCTGCATCGAAGGCGATCCCGGCCTGCGCGCCACCGTGCGGGAGCTGCTCGAGGAGAGCGGCTTCGCGGTGGACGAGAGCCCGACCGGGCTCGCCGGCATCGAGCGGGCCCTCACGCTGCCCCCCGACCTCGTGCTGGCGGACGTGCACCTGCCGGACATCGAGGGGCCGGAGCTCGCCTCGCGGCTCAAGCAGGAGCGCTCGCTGGCGCGGGTCCCCTTCGTGGCGGTGGGCACGGGGCCCGCCGAGCACGACGTGGCCATCGCCGCCGGCTGCGACGGGTTCATCGAGCAGCCGATCGCGCGGGACCGCTTCGTCTCCGAGGTCCGGGCCTTCCTCGCCGGCAAGCGGGAGCTCCTCGACGAGCGCGGGGAGCGCGAGAACCTCAGGACCTTCTCGGCCGGGCTCGCGGCCAAGCTGGAGCAGGCGGTGGCCGGGGCGAGCGACGCGGCGGCCCGGCTCGACCGCTCGGACCGGCTCCGCAGCGCCTTCATCCACAACCTCTCGCACGAGCTCTCGACGCCGCTGACGCCGCTCGCCGGGTACCTCCGGATCCTGCAGTCCGGCAAGCTCGGGCCGCTCTCCGACCAGCAGCGGAAGATCCTCGACAGCGTCCTCGCCGCGGTGGGGCGGCTCACCCGGATCGTGGACAACCTGTCCGACTTCGCGAGCCTGCAGGCGGGGCAGGCGGCCATCCTCCACGCCGTGGTGGACCCGGATCAGCTCGCCGAGGACGTGGTGGCGGAGCAGCGCGCCGCCATCAAGGAGGCCCGCCTCCACGTCACGGTCACCCGGGGCGGCGGCGGGCCGGTGCAGGCCGACGCCCGCAAGCTCCGCCAGGCGCTCGCCAACGTGGTCTCGAACGCGGTGAAGTTCTCGCCGCACGGGGGCGAGGTGCTGGTGGAGGTGGCGCGGGCCGGCGACCGGCTCCGCTTCTCGATCTACGACCAGGGGCCCGGGATCCGCGGCGCCGACGCGGTGAACGTCTTCGAGCCGTTCTTCCACGCCTCGCGCAAGGGCGACGCCCGCGCGCCCGGCTCGGGGCTGGGGCTGCCGGTGGCGCGGCGGATCGCCGAGGCGCACGGCGGCCAGATCGTGCTCGAGAGCCCGCCCCGCACGCAGCCGGCCGGTACGCCGCGCCACTTCACCGGCACCAAGATCGTGCTCGAGATCCCGGCTCGCCCCGTCGAGGCCCGGCCCCAGCCGCCGGCCCAGGTCTCCGGCTGA
- the mnmA gene encoding tRNA 2-thiouridine(34) synthase MnmA produces MRVLVAMSGGVDSAAAAALLQAEGHEVLGVTMRVFDYSDRARGRSCCGPDDLEDARRAARRLGIPFYVADLEEHFGRSVVDRFVEDYLDGLTPNPCIPCNSEVKFDWLLKRARALGGKLATGHYARVERRGGRYALLTAADDAKDQTYFLYRLGQDELAHVLFPVGGLRKPEVRAAAAAAGLANAAKAESQEICFVTDGDAARFVELRAPGRVREGELVSTSGEVLARHGGVHRFTVGQRRGLGVTGPAPRYVVRLEPERGRVVVGTADEASRAELTATDVRWVAGAPPPGPVEARVRVRHRHEGVAGTVRPLCGARAEVTLSRPVRGVAPGQAAVFYAGDEVLGGGRIAR; encoded by the coding sequence ATGCGCGTGCTCGTCGCCATGTCGGGCGGGGTGGACTCCGCCGCCGCCGCCGCGCTCCTCCAGGCCGAGGGGCACGAGGTGCTCGGCGTCACCATGCGGGTCTTCGACTACTCCGACCGGGCGCGGGGGCGCTCCTGCTGCGGCCCGGACGACCTCGAGGACGCGCGGCGGGCCGCGCGGCGCCTCGGGATCCCGTTCTACGTGGCCGACCTCGAGGAGCACTTCGGGCGGAGCGTCGTGGACCGCTTCGTCGAGGACTACCTCGACGGCCTCACGCCGAACCCCTGCATCCCCTGCAACAGCGAGGTGAAGTTCGACTGGCTCCTGAAGCGGGCCCGGGCCCTCGGCGGCAAGCTCGCCACCGGCCACTACGCCCGGGTGGAGCGGCGGGGCGGGCGCTACGCGCTCCTCACCGCCGCGGACGACGCCAAGGACCAGACCTACTTCCTCTACCGGCTCGGGCAGGACGAGCTCGCCCACGTGCTCTTCCCGGTGGGCGGGCTGCGCAAGCCGGAGGTGCGGGCCGCCGCCGCCGCCGCCGGGCTCGCGAACGCCGCCAAGGCCGAGTCGCAGGAGATCTGCTTCGTCACCGACGGGGACGCGGCCCGCTTCGTGGAGCTGCGCGCGCCGGGCCGGGTGCGCGAGGGCGAGCTCGTCTCCACCTCGGGCGAGGTGCTGGCGCGCCACGGCGGCGTGCACCGGTTCACCGTGGGCCAGCGCCGCGGCCTGGGGGTGACCGGGCCCGCGCCCCGGTACGTGGTGCGGCTCGAGCCGGAGCGGGGCAGGGTGGTGGTGGGGACGGCCGACGAGGCCTCCCGCGCCGAGCTCACCGCGACCGACGTCCGCTGGGTCGCGGGGGCGCCGCCGCCCGGGCCGGTCGAGGCGCGGGTGCGGGTGCGCCACCGGCACGAGGGGGTGGCGGGCACGGTCCGGCCGCTCTGCGGCGCGCGGGCCGAGGTGACGCTCTCGCGCCCGGTGCGCGGCGTCGCCCCGGGCCAGGCGGCGGTGTTCTACGCCGGCGACGAGGTGCTGGGTGGCGGCCGCATCGCCCGCTGA
- the kamD gene encoding lysine 5,6-aminomutase subunit alpha, whose product MRLADGRTVPDLRLDAAAVARCRELADRITAPVIGFVERHTTVSIERAVLRLFGFHGAGSRGVPFVNLIVDELHARGLVGRGAAWWLGWAMRQGARDPLQVAERIAALPRDPPPLPAEEDEALRAEMRREARAAAAELRARVERRDALKAELGAGPLPHKYLIVASGNIHDDVEQGRAAAQAGADVIAVIRSTAQSLLDYVPHGATTEGYGGTYATQENFRIMREALDAESRKLGRYVHLTNYSSGLCMSEIAIAAAWERLDMLLNDAMYGILFRDINMKRTLCDQHFSRRICAFAGILINTGEDNYITTADADEAAHTVVASHFVNESFAHRAGLPDALIGLGHSFEIDPAREDTVARELAQALLVRTLFPDAPIKYMPPTKHKQGDIFFSHAYDTMADVVSWLTGQHIQLLGMMTEAMHNPFLMDRYVALKTADYVYRAWRSLGGELQLRPGGAVERRAAETLGKALGLLEEVADEGLFQAIGKARFGDVARAEDGGKGLEGVVPRDDDYFNPFLEILEGAA is encoded by the coding sequence ATGCGCCTGGCCGATGGCAGGACGGTGCCGGACCTGCGGCTCGACGCCGCGGCGGTGGCGCGCTGCCGGGAGCTGGCCGACCGGATCACCGCGCCGGTGATCGGCTTCGTGGAGCGGCACACCACCGTCTCCATCGAGCGCGCGGTGCTGCGGCTGTTCGGGTTCCACGGCGCCGGCTCGCGCGGCGTCCCCTTCGTCAACCTGATCGTGGACGAGCTGCACGCGCGAGGGCTGGTGGGCCGGGGCGCGGCCTGGTGGCTCGGCTGGGCCATGCGCCAGGGCGCGCGCGACCCGCTGCAGGTGGCCGAGCGGATCGCGGCCCTGCCGCGCGACCCGCCGCCGCTCCCGGCGGAGGAGGACGAGGCGCTCCGGGCCGAGATGCGCCGGGAGGCGCGCGCCGCCGCCGCCGAGCTGCGCGCCCGGGTGGAGCGGCGCGACGCGCTCAAGGCGGAGCTGGGCGCGGGGCCGCTCCCGCACAAGTACCTCATCGTCGCCTCGGGCAACATCCACGACGACGTGGAGCAGGGGCGGGCGGCGGCGCAGGCCGGGGCGGACGTGATCGCGGTGATCCGCTCCACGGCGCAGTCGCTCCTCGACTACGTGCCGCACGGCGCCACCACCGAGGGCTACGGCGGCACCTACGCCACCCAGGAGAACTTCCGGATCATGCGCGAGGCGCTCGACGCCGAGTCGCGCAAGCTCGGCCGGTACGTGCACCTCACCAACTACTCGTCCGGCCTCTGCATGAGCGAGATCGCCATCGCGGCGGCGTGGGAGCGGCTCGACATGCTGCTCAACGACGCCATGTACGGGATCCTGTTCCGCGACATCAACATGAAGCGGACGCTCTGCGATCAGCACTTCTCGCGCCGCATCTGCGCCTTCGCCGGGATCCTCATCAACACCGGCGAGGACAACTACATCACCACCGCCGACGCCGACGAGGCCGCCCACACCGTGGTCGCGAGCCACTTCGTGAACGAGAGCTTCGCGCACCGCGCCGGGCTGCCCGACGCGCTCATCGGGCTCGGCCACAGCTTCGAGATCGACCCCGCCCGCGAGGACACCGTGGCGCGCGAGCTCGCCCAGGCCCTGCTCGTGCGCACCCTCTTCCCGGACGCGCCCATCAAGTACATGCCGCCCACCAAGCACAAGCAGGGCGACATCTTCTTCAGCCACGCCTACGACACCATGGCCGACGTGGTCTCCTGGCTCACCGGCCAGCACATCCAGCTCCTCGGGATGATGACCGAGGCGATGCACAACCCCTTCCTCATGGACCGCTACGTGGCGCTCAAGACCGCCGACTACGTCTACCGGGCCTGGCGCTCGCTCGGCGGCGAGCTGCAGCTCAGGCCGGGCGGCGCGGTGGAGCGGCGGGCGGCGGAGACGCTCGGCAAGGCGCTCGGGCTCCTCGAGGAGGTCGCGGACGAGGGGCTCTTCCAGGCCATCGGGAAGGCCCGCTTCGGCGACGTGGCCCGCGCCGAGGACGGCGGCAAGGGGCTCGAGGGCGTGGTGCCGCGCGACGACGACTACTTCAACCCGTTCCTCGAGATCCTGGAGGGCGCCGCATGA